From the genome of Eublepharis macularius isolate TG4126 chromosome 12, MPM_Emac_v1.0, whole genome shotgun sequence, one region includes:
- the LOC129338574 gene encoding keratin, type I cytoskeletal 19-like: MSFNTKQSTTTVYTRARSSNGSSTAGGGVRVVPAVSARDTARSSISSRNYGGGMSGGSGIDGGFGVGTAGGYGFSGGSTRFVHSNGCGFGVCNSTSLISHDEKMTMQHLNDRLASYLDKVRRLEEENRELESKIRDWYEQQGPIDDQKDYSSYYQQIEDLKNQIICATVDNSKLVLDIDNNRMTADDFRLKYETELALSQNVEADINGLRQVLDQLTLCRSDLEMQLESLREELCCLKKNHEEEIKELKSQANRDVSVEVNSCPGPDLKKILEDMRSQYESMIENNRREVEQWYENKMEEVNREVTNSSKEFEDCNNQVIDLKRQLQTLEIDLQAQFSLRDSLQGSLAETECRYNNHLGEIQNQISALEQQLADLRAEMESQNREYRELLDVKCRLEQEIQTYRSLLEGGQEDIVSHSNTKTGGLSRQPSANLRTSHSYNTSPNRAQPLVTDIKAYVR; the protein is encoded by the exons ATGAGCTTTAACACCAAACAGAGCACCACAACGGTGTACACCAGAGCAAGAAGCAGCAATGGTAGCAGCACTGCTGGTGGTGGAGTCAGGGTTGTTCCAGCAGTGTCTGCAAGAGACACTGCTAGATCCAGCATCTCTAGCAGAAACTATGGTGGTGGGATGAGTGGAGGAAGTGGCATTGATGGTGGCTTTGGAGTAGGGACTGCTGGTGGTTACGGGTTCAGTGGAGGCAGCACCCGCTTTGTGCATAGCAATGGTTGTGGATTTGGGGTGTGCAATAGTACCTCCTTGATCTCCCACGATGAGAAGATGACCATGCAGCACCTCAATGACCGCTTGGCCTCATACCTAGACAAGGTACGACGCCTAGAGGAGGAAAACAGGGAGCTGGAGAGCAAAATCCGAGACTGGTATGAGCAGCAAGGGCCCATAGATGATCAAAAGGATTACAGCAGTTACTACCAGCAAATTGAAGACCTTAAAAACCAG ATAATTTGTGCCACGGTGGATAATAGCAAACTTGTCCTGGATATTGATAATAACCGGATGACTGCAGATGACTTTAGACTGAA GTATGAGACGGAGCTGGCTCTTAGTCAGAATGTGGAAGCTGACATCAATGGCTTGCGCCAAGTTCTGGATCAGCTGACCCTTTGCCGGTCCGATCTGGAGATGCAACTTGAATCCCTCCGGGAAGAACTGTGTTGCCTCAAGAAGAACCATGAGGAG GAAATAAAGGAACTGAAGAGCCAAGCCAACAGGGATGTCAGTGTGGAAGTCAATTCTTGCCCAGGTCCAGACCTGAAGAAGATCTTGGAAGATATGAGATCCCAGTATGAATCCATGATTGAGAACAACCGCAGAGAAGTTGAGCAGTGGTATGAAAATAAG atggaGGAAGTGAATCGGGAGGTCACCAATAGCAGCAAAGAATTTGAAGATTGCAACAACCAAGTCATTGATCTGAAACGCCAGCTGCAGACCTTGGAAATAGATCTGCAGGCTCAGTTTAGCCTG AGAGACTCACTGCAGGGCTCTTTGGCTGAGACTGAATGTCGCTACAACAACCACTTGGGAGAAATACAAAACCAGATCTCAGCTTTGGAACAGCAGTTGGCAGACCTGAGGGCGGAGATGGAGAGCCAGAACCGAGAATACCGAGAGCTGCTGGACGTTAAGTGTCGCCTGGAACAGGAGATTCAGACATATCGCAGCCTGCTAGAGGGCGGGCAGGAGGACATAGT
- the LOC129339098 gene encoding keratin, type I cytoskeletal 13-like: MSTGSFPVSSYDGYTQFGYGDGLIEVGGGIVGNIIGGMGGDPGVCGVIFSSIDGKVIMQNLNDRLASYMDKVRCLEAGNAELETKIEDFLAQNGPIGEPKDYSHYYQQIEELKNQIICSSVQNNKILLKIDNSQMNVEDMKQKLETEYGLRQNVEADINGLHPILDQLTHCKSDLEVEFASLQEEIFNLKKSHEKELKSLKRQTSKVNVKVSSCPGPDLKKILEDMRYKYEAMIDLNCKEVAEWYERKLEEVNQEVCINSKEIEDGKQKLIDLKRQLQALEIDLQAQCNLRDTLQASLAETECCYNAQLAEIQGYILCTEQQLEELRLEMEDQSQEYKELLNVKNRLEQEIETYRSLLEEGQQDHMGGRGTGITHPSSAGSAGRTSSQSTKRQPSQATYHH; the protein is encoded by the exons CAGTTTGGATATGGTGATGGCCTCATTGAAGTTGGCGGTGGTATAGTTGGTAACATCATTGGTGGGATGGGTGGTGATCCAGGTGTTTGTGGCGTCATTTTCTCTTCTATTGATGGGAAAGTGATCATGCAGAACCTCAACGATCGTCTGGCCAGTTATATGGATAAAGTGCGATGTCTGGAAGCCGGAAATGCTGAGCTTGAAACCAAAATTGAAGATTTCTTAGCCCAGAATGGACCCATTGGTGAGCCAAAGGACTATAGCCACTATTATCAACAGATTGAGGAGCTTAAAAACCAG ATTATTTGTTCATCTGTGCAGAACAACAAGATCCTTCTTAAGATAGACAACAGCCAGATGAATGTTGAAGACATGAAACAGAA GCTTGAGACAGAATATGGCCTTCGTCAGAATGTGGAGGCTGACATTAATGGGTTACACCCCATTCTGGACCAACTGACCCACTGTAAGTCTGACTTGGAGGTTGAATTTGCTTCACTGCAAGAGGAAATTTTTAATCTTAAGAAGTCCCATGAAAAG GAACTGAAGTctttaaaaagacagacaagTAAAGTCAATGTCAAAGTCAGCTCCTGCCCTGGACCGGATCTGAAGAAAATCCTGGAGGATATGAGATACAAGTATGAAGCAATGATCGATTTGAACTGCAAGGAGGTCGCAGAGTGGTATGAAAGAAAG CTTGAGGAGGTGAACCAGGAAGTCTGCATCAACAGCAAAGAAATTGAGGATGGCAAACAGAAGCTCATTGACCTGAAGCGCCAGCTGCAAGCCTTAGAGATTGACCTCCAAGCTCAGTGCAATCTG AGAGACACGCTGCAAGCATCATTGGCCGAGACAGAATGTTGCTACAATGCCCAGCTAGCCGAAATACAGGGCTATATCTTGTGCACAGAGCAGCAACTGGAAGAGCTGCGCTTGGAAATGGAAGACCAGAGCCAAGAATACAAAGAGCTTCTGAATGTTAAAAATCGGCTCGAGCAAGAGATCGAGACCTACCGCAGCCTGCTAGAAGAAGGGCAGCAAGACCACAT GGGAGGAAGGGGAACAGGAATCACCCACCCATCTTCAGCTGGGAGCGCAGGAAGAACAAGTTCTCAGTCTACCAAACGACAACCAAGCCAAGCCACATACCACCATTAG